The genomic DNA ATTCGACTTGCTGGCTGCGTTGGATCGGACGGCGCACCGTGACAGCCGGAGGCAGAATCCTTGTGATCGCCTCGGCCACCTGTTCGACCGACGAGGAGGGCTGCGTCACCACGTCGATTCGATCCAACCGGCCGCTCAAACCGAAGGTCCGTTGAAAAGCCGCAATATCCATCACGGCCAGACGGTCCCATGCCGACGGCCCCTCGGCCCTACGACCCATCACCCCCGTGACCGCAACGGACACTTCTCGTCCACCGGCTTCAAGGTTCAGCAGCGCCTTTGGGCCGACTCCCAATTCAGAGGCCAGACCCTGCCCGAGCAGGAGTCCGCTTGGAGCCAGGAGGCCGTCCATTTCATCTCCCTCACCTGGTCGCCACAGAGTCTCCAACGTCGCAGGGAGGCGCCCTTGCATGGAATTCAACTCATCCAGCAGATCCAGTCCAAGGATGAGGAACGATTGAGAACGGCCGGCCACTCGAACCCCGAGCTCTCCCACCGGTTTAGCTGAATCCACACCGGCGATACCTCTCACGGAAGCAATCAGGCGCTCGTCCATGCCCGCTTCTCCGGCCGATACCTCCAGTGTGACCGGACCGGCCACGGCTAAGACCGAATCCTCGAACGATCGGAGGACGTCCACGTTGGCAGTCTGGACCGCAATCGTCGCCGCAACCCCCAACCCGACGCCGATGATCGTAAGGAGCGTGCGACCGGGATGAGTGGACAAATGTGTCCATCCAAGACGGGCACAGACCTCGAATAGGGCAGAGGAAATCAGCGGCATCGGCAGACCTACCGGAACAACACTCTAGTAATTGTTTTTACAGATTTACCCAGATATGCTAAGATTACGTTCAGTAGAATTTGGGGTACAATATCTATATGGCACTACGCAAACGACCTCAAGCCAGAAAGCCAGCGAAGACCACCAAGGCCGCTTCACCGACCAAGAAGAGAAAACCTGCAAGGGTCGTAAAGCCGGCGCCCGTGCGCGCGAAACGATCCGAGGGACTGACGCCCAGGCAGAAAGAAATTCTGAAACTGGTGTCCCAAGGAAATACCAACCGCGACATCGCCCGCCGCCTGGATATCAGCGTGCGCACCGTTGAGGTGCATCGCTTCAATTTGATGCGGCGCTTGAAAGTCCGCAACGTCGCGCAGCTGCTTCGTCAGGCGTTACAACAAGGATTCCTTCCGAAGAACTTCGCCTTCCGCTAACACTCCATGCGCCGGTTCCTGTACGGAACCGGCGCACCTTTTTTACAGCTCTTTCAGTTTCCCCCGACATTCCTCAAGCGACTGCTTGCCCCGCATGGCCAACTCAGCCGCCAGCTCGCGCTCCAATCGCTCAAACACCCCCGCACCTTCTTCGACCAGCGCCGTCCCCACCTGGACAGCCGACGCACCGCACAGCACATGCTCAAAGGCATCGACTCCCTGCACGACTCCACCGGTCCCGATGATGGGGATACGTCCCTCCAACAACTTCCAAAACGCTCGCACATTAGCCAGCGCAACCGGCTTGATCAACGATCCCCCCAACCCGCCGAACCCGCCCTTCGGCTTGATGACCGGCATTTCGCGCTTCGCGTCCACAACCAGACCGTTCCCCACAGAGTTGATCAAATTGAGGTAATCGACCCCGCAGCGTCGAATCACGTCCGCCATCACCGCGTGGTGCGCCGGATCGAAATAGGGCGGCAATTTCACGCCCATTGGAACGGTGATGAGCGGTCGCACCCGCTTGAGCAACCGTTCCGAATCGACCGGATCATAGGCGATCTGCGGCTTACCGGGAATGTTCGGGCAGGAGAGATTGACCTCGATGAGATCGGGTCGCGCCTGATTGATCACACGCGCCATGGTGAGAAAGTCGTCCTCGCACAGGCCGGCAATGCTGGCAATCACTGGCTTTCCGAACCGGGTGAGTTCGGGGATCATCTCCGCATAGGCTCGATACCCGAGATTCGGCAGCCCCATGGAATTGATGGACCCCCCCGGAAATCCGTAATACCGCGGTTCAGGATTACCGACCCGTGGCTCCAGGGTCATCGATTTAGTCACGATGGCACCGGCCCGGGAACGCCCCAGCGTAATGAGTTCCTCCCGCGTCACACAGAGCGCTCCGGAGGCATTCATGAAGCAGGTCGGGAATTTTACTCCCGCAATAGTGACGCTCAAATCCATGCTGATCCTTTCTCCCGACAGGACATGGAACAACCCCGCCGTTGTTCCTCCCCCATCCTCTTTGAAATTCGCGACGCATTATTCATGACGCCTCTCTCCGAGCGACGAGCCGCCTTCACGAACATAGTACACAACCGTTCGGCCTAGTGCCGGACACAATTCACCAGCCGGCCATCCCGCATATGCCACACATAGTCGGCTGCGTCGGCCGCACTATCGCTGTGCGTCACCAGCAACACCGAGTGACCAAACCGTTGCGGTAACGTACGGAACAGGCTGACGATGTCCGCCCCTTGCTTGGAATCGAGATTCCCGGTCGGTTCATCCGCCAGTACAAGTCGTGGCCGATGCACGATCGCCCGGGCAATCGCGACACGCTGCTGTTCCCCTCCCGACAACTCGCCGGGCCGGTGCGAACGTCGCCTGTCCATCCGCACCGCTTCCAAGACTTCGTTGACCCGCTCGGCCACCGCAGCCCCCCGCTCCCCCTTCAGCAGCAACGGCAAGGCAACATTCTCCGCAACCGTCAGGCCGGGAATAAGGTGGAAGGCCTGAAAGACAATTCCGATCAACTCGCGTCGCAAGCGGGTCCATTCGGTGGCGCTCGCATGGGTCACAGGCCGGTTCTCAATGGCGATGATTCCC from Nitrospira sp. ND1 includes the following:
- a CDS encoding dihydroorotate oxidase, whose translation is MDLSVTIAGVKFPTCFMNASGALCVTREELITLGRSRAGAIVTKSMTLEPRVGNPEPRYYGFPGGSINSMGLPNLGYRAYAEMIPELTRFGKPVIASIAGLCEDDFLTMARVINQARPDLIEVNLSCPNIPGKPQIAYDPVDSERLLKRVRPLITVPMGVKLPPYFDPAHHAVMADVIRRCGVDYLNLINSVGNGLVVDAKREMPVIKPKGGFGGLGGSLIKPVALANVRAFWKLLEGRIPIIGTGGVVQGVDAFEHVLCGASAVQVGTALVEEGAGVFERLERELAAELAMRGKQSLEECRGKLKEL
- a CDS encoding ABC transporter ATP-binding protein, with translation MQDPTNMLVRVQNLSKEYRRGQTLVSALQDVTLDVKAGEFCAFVGPSGCGKSTLLNLIGGLDQPTAGIIAIENRPVTHASATEWTRLRRELIGIVFQAFHLIPGLTVAENVALPLLLKGERGAAVAERVNEVLEAVRMDRRRSHRPGELSGGEQQRVAIARAIVHRPRLVLADEPTGNLDSKQGADIVSLFRTLPQRFGHSVLLVTHSDSAADAADYVWHMRDGRLVNCVRH
- a CDS encoding response regulator transcription factor, whose translation is MRAKRSEGLTPRQKEILKLVSQGNTNRDIARRLDISVRTVEVHRFNLMRRLKVRNVAQLLRQALQQGFLPKNFAFR